One genomic region from Ignavibacteriales bacterium encodes:
- a CDS encoding response regulator has protein sequence MQTDAEHSILKSEQTIEKLRILLVEDDPITNEVIQFYLKNDYLVDIAVTEQQALSFIKSKNYFAVLLDINLGRGGNGLNVLKEIRKIPELKDLPVIAETAFALNGDAEEFLGAGCNYYLSKPFIKPELINVLNKIHAEFGK, from the coding sequence ATGCAAACTGATGCTGAACATTCTATTTTAAAAAGTGAACAAACCATCGAGAAGCTACGAATACTCCTAGTAGAAGATGATCCAATAACTAATGAAGTTATTCAGTTCTATCTTAAAAATGATTATTTAGTGGATATTGCTGTCACCGAACAGCAAGCATTAAGTTTTATAAAAAGTAAAAATTATTTTGCTGTTTTGCTTGATATAAATCTTGGAAGAGGCGGCAACGGTCTTAATGTTTTAAAAGAGATTCGTAAAATACCCGAACTTAAAGACTTACCCGTAATTGCAGAAACTGCTTTTGCTCTTAATGGTGATGCTGAAGAATTTTTAGGAGCAGGTTGTAATTATTATTTATCAAAACCGTTTATAAAGCCTGAATTAATAAACGTATTAAATAAAATTCATGCTGAGTTCGGAAAATAG